In Candidatus Saganbacteria bacterium, the following are encoded in one genomic region:
- the thiE gene encoding thiamine phosphate synthase, translating into MDIKIDRIIDANINRLIEGVRVVEEIARFILEDKKLTQELKNVRARVGRLSSGMSESSQIMSRDSKKDLGRYLYPESEGKRTNIAGIAAANIKRAEEAARVLEEFGKLIDPALGKEFKDIRFEIYDIEKKLMIGCKPLAISRKLDFDLYVVTDPNVLAGRPIVKVVKEIIKGGCKMVQLRDKKAPIGQYFKWAKESGRECKRAGVTFIVNDYIDVCLAIDADGVHLGQDDFPIPLARKLLGERVIIGGSAGSLEEARKCLLEGADYIGFGPVYPTTSKEDAGPASGLGLLKQIVELIPRPIIAIG; encoded by the coding sequence ATGGACATTAAGATAGACCGTATCATCGATGCCAATATCAACCGCCTTATTGAAGGTGTGCGGGTAGTTGAGGAAATTGCGCGGTTCATATTAGAGGATAAAAAGCTTACGCAGGAGCTGAAAAACGTAAGAGCAAGAGTAGGCAGGCTTTCCTCGGGGATGTCAGAGAGCAGCCAGATAATGAGCCGTGATTCCAAAAAAGATCTCGGAAGATATCTATATCCCGAATCAGAAGGAAAAAGGACAAATATCGCGGGTATCGCGGCGGCAAACATCAAAAGGGCCGAGGAAGCCGCGAGGGTGCTTGAAGAGTTCGGTAAATTGATCGATCCGGCTTTAGGAAAAGAATTTAAGGATATCAGGTTCGAGATCTATGATATAGAAAAAAAACTTATGATCGGCTGTAAGCCGTTAGCGATCAGCCGCAAGCTTGATTTTGACCTGTATGTTGTTACAGACCCGAACGTCCTTGCAGGCAGGCCGATTGTGAAAGTCGTGAAAGAAATAATAAAAGGCGGGTGCAAGATGGTCCAGTTAAGAGATAAGAAAGCGCCGATAGGGCAGTATTTTAAATGGGCAAAGGAGAGCGGGCGGGAGTGCAAGAGGGCTGGAGTAACTTTTATCGTGAACGATTATATCGATGTCTGCCTTGCTATAGACGCGGATGGTGTTCATCTGGGGCAGGATGATTTCCCGATTCCCCTGGCCAGAAAACTCTTGGGGGAAAGGGTGATCATCGGCGGATCGGCAGGCAGCCTCGAAGAAGCCCGCAAATGTCTCTTGGAAGGCGCGGATTATATCGGTTTTGGCCCCGTCTATCCTACGACCTCCAAGGAAGACGCCGGCCCCGCGAGCGGGCTTGGCCTCCTGAAACAAATCGTGGAGTTGATCCCTCGGCCCATCATTGCCATCGGT
- a CDS encoding M23 family metallopeptidase, with translation MIISKKLIRITAIVFLLFLVGPSFAGSRPILPKTVFQGKTFTVPVISKDPVSGEAVFLGKTIPFYGYKNGARAIIGVPPLAATGQNEIIINLSAGGKKVMEKKQVIIMPAKFKAESLVFMPTKIRGISKAKIKIDQDELAVMISKETPVKFWEGRFIMPVKGYITSPFGAYRNYNGKRLGDHRGMDIGGNPVGTPIKAANSGVVASAKLLPTLGSCIVIDHGQGVCSIYMHMSKLLVTEGDEVRKGDIIGHVGNIGLSSGPHLHFGISVHNTRVDPVQWVQKEI, from the coding sequence ATGATAATTTCAAAAAAGCTTATTCGGATCACGGCCATAGTATTTTTACTATTTCTCGTCGGTCCGTCTTTTGCCGGAAGCCGGCCGATACTCCCAAAAACTGTTTTTCAGGGAAAGACCTTCACAGTACCGGTGATCTCAAAAGACCCTGTTTCGGGAGAGGCGGTCTTTCTGGGAAAAACGATCCCGTTCTACGGATATAAGAACGGGGCAAGGGCGATAATCGGAGTCCCTCCGCTTGCGGCAACGGGGCAGAATGAAATAATTATAAACCTTTCAGCTGGCGGCAAAAAAGTGATGGAGAAAAAACAGGTCATAATAATGCCGGCGAAATTCAAAGCCGAAAGCCTTGTGTTCATGCCAACAAAGATCAGAGGGATATCAAAAGCAAAAATAAAGATAGACCAGGACGAGCTGGCGGTGATGATCTCAAAGGAGACGCCGGTAAAGTTTTGGGAAGGCAGGTTCATAATGCCGGTAAAAGGTTATATAACTTCGCCTTTCGGAGCGTATAGGAACTACAACGGCAAAAGATTAGGCGACCACAGAGGAATGGATATAGGAGGAAATCCGGTTGGCACACCGATAAAAGCCGCTAACTCCGGAGTTGTCGCTTCCGCTAAACTCCTGCCGACACTCGGATCGTGCATCGTCATAGACCACGGACAGGGTGTCTGTTCCATATACATGCACATGAGCAAGTTGCTTGTCACAGAGGGTGATGAAGTCAGAAAAGGCGATATCATAGGGCATGTCGGGAACATAGGCCTTTCGAGCGGCCCGCACCTTCATTTCGGCATCAGTGTCCACAATACGAGGGTGGACCCTGTGCAGTGGGTGCAAAAAGAGATATAA